In Sphingobacterium zeae, one genomic interval encodes:
- a CDS encoding response regulator — protein MDQNKVILIVDDDQRNIFALRLTLKAKGYRVLSSNSALDAIRLLETDHQIALVLLDMMMPEVDGYETIQLIRKLNSNSQLPIIAVTAQAMSGDREKCLNAGAQAYVSKPIDVDKLTLEIERLI, from the coding sequence ATGGATCAAAATAAAGTGATACTAATTGTAGATGACGATCAGCGAAATATCTTTGCGTTGCGTTTGACTCTAAAGGCCAAAGGATATCGGGTGTTGAGCAGTAATTCTGCTCTTGATGCGATCCGACTATTGGAAACGGACCATCAGATTGCCCTCGTTTTACTGGATATGATGATGCCTGAGGTCGACGGTTATGAAACAATACAGTTAATCCGAAAGTTGAATTCCAATAGTCAGTTACCTATTATAGCTGTGACGGCACAGGCGATGAGTGGGGATAGGGAAAAATGTTTAAACGCCGGGGCGCAAGCTTATGTTTCGAAACCTATTGACGTTGATAAATTGACGCTTGAAATTGAAAGACTGATTTAG
- a CDS encoding response regulator, with the protein MSSTASYIGIQEQNRYRRELAVTRKIINLSNSALNSLQGAETGNRGFLLTGKESYLEPFNNALANLPAELKEMEILTHQNPVQGVKVDSFLTAATLRLEILKESVATKRKGGVVSATQLDRSKMVMDKCRQIIDEIIQYEDENIDRKSAKVDNSSLITTLFIVISALLSLIITSYFYVRLRRDFKKRLTLEKSLREKDEVISKRLNLIQRITNRIALGEYDVKVEEVEDDDLGAIAKSVNRMSKALQKSFGQLTDNDWLHAGYAQLYIGLMGNKKENAIAADSIKTLVSYMEAVSGAMYIFNEERLILMGTYGLDSQVQKSFLPGEGYIGQVYIDRQTKALNNINTGEYVVSFANGKVNVPYIQFLPLLVEDKVLGVLEIGQMNNFTAVELTFLHECARQISIALMSAKGRAKIQALLEETQVQSEELLTQHAELENLNAELEAQTLRLQSSEEELKVQQEELIQSNQELEERSRLLEDKNLMIAERNKEIRVKAEELAMSTKYKSEFLANMSHELRTPLNSILLLSRLLGENVDENLNSDQIESAKVIQSSGSSLLTLIDEILDLSKIESGKMTLEYTTLDLNDILSDLNSLFLPVVQEKGLVFKTNISEEVPARFDGDRLRIDQVLRNLISNAIKFTKEGEVRLDIYEDSQDKDKLVFAVIDSGIGIPLDKQKIIFEAFQQADGSTRRKYGGTGLGLSISREIARLLGGEIRLESEEGKGSRFLFVIPKYKIEVSEVLSKEEQLVDEISSEVEDVIELIREDGYDPLTIPIPEEIPDDRDTIKGGDKVILIVEDDVNFAKALLQYTRKQTYKGVVVVRGDHALPAALKYKPAAVLLDIQLPVMDGWAVMDRLKENREIRHIPVHIMSSLAVKKESLLKGAIDFINKPVALEQMTNIFQKIELALKSSPKKVLIVEENPKHASALSYFLSSFNISLEVKNNVEDSIEALRTADVDCVILDMGVPDEMGYNTLEAIKQHEGLENLPIIIFTGKNLSKSEELKIKKYADSVVVKTAHSYQRILDEVGLFLHLIEVNNVDDIKRKNNGLGSLSDVLKGKKVLVADDDVRNIFSLTKALEKFQVKVVPAMDGKEALDVLASGESVDIVLMDMMMPEMDGYETIKNIRQDAQYVALPIIAVTAKSMTGDREKCIRAGASDYISKPVDIDQLLSLLRVWLYDN; encoded by the coding sequence ATGAGTTCTACGGCTTCCTATATCGGAATTCAGGAACAAAACAGGTATCGTCGGGAGCTTGCTGTGACAAGAAAGATTATCAATCTATCGAATAGCGCCCTTAATTCTTTGCAAGGAGCTGAAACTGGGAATCGGGGGTTTCTATTAACTGGAAAGGAGAGCTATTTAGAGCCCTTTAATAATGCATTAGCAAATTTACCTGCCGAATTAAAGGAAATGGAGATACTAACTCATCAGAACCCGGTACAAGGGGTTAAGGTGGATAGCTTCCTAACAGCAGCAACCTTGAGGTTGGAAATTTTAAAGGAATCGGTAGCTACCAAAAGAAAGGGTGGGGTGGTTAGTGCTACGCAGTTGGATCGCAGTAAAATGGTGATGGACAAATGCCGTCAGATTATCGATGAAATTATTCAATATGAGGATGAAAATATTGACCGAAAATCGGCCAAAGTGGATAATTCCTCTTTAATTACGACATTATTTATTGTAATTAGTGCTTTACTTTCTCTTATTATTACCAGTTATTTTTATGTTCGGTTACGAAGAGATTTCAAAAAGCGCCTAACGCTTGAAAAATCACTTCGGGAAAAGGATGAAGTAATTTCAAAACGTTTAAATTTAATCCAAAGGATTACTAATCGTATCGCCTTGGGGGAATACGATGTAAAGGTGGAAGAGGTGGAGGATGACGATCTTGGAGCGATAGCGAAATCTGTTAACAGGATGTCTAAAGCGCTGCAAAAATCCTTTGGACAACTTACCGATAATGACTGGCTGCATGCGGGTTATGCTCAACTCTATATAGGATTAATGGGGAATAAAAAAGAAAATGCTATTGCTGCTGATTCCATTAAAACCCTCGTGAGCTATATGGAAGCGGTTAGTGGTGCAATGTATATTTTTAATGAAGAGAGATTGATCTTAATGGGTACCTATGGACTGGATAGTCAGGTGCAGAAATCTTTTTTACCTGGCGAAGGGTATATTGGTCAGGTGTATATTGACCGGCAAACAAAAGCACTAAATAATATTAATACGGGGGAATATGTAGTAAGTTTTGCCAATGGAAAAGTTAATGTGCCGTATATTCAATTCTTACCTTTATTGGTTGAAGATAAAGTGCTAGGGGTATTAGAAATCGGTCAAATGAATAATTTTACTGCCGTTGAACTGACATTTCTCCATGAGTGTGCAAGGCAGATAAGCATTGCGCTTATGTCTGCCAAAGGACGTGCAAAGATTCAGGCATTATTGGAAGAGACCCAAGTACAGTCTGAAGAGCTGTTGACACAACATGCGGAACTCGAGAATTTAAATGCAGAACTGGAGGCTCAAACGCTACGCCTTCAGTCTTCGGAAGAGGAATTGAAAGTTCAACAGGAGGAACTGATACAATCCAATCAAGAACTGGAAGAGCGTTCTCGATTGCTTGAGGATAAAAATCTCATGATTGCAGAACGCAATAAGGAAATCCGAGTGAAGGCTGAAGAGTTGGCAATGAGTACGAAATATAAATCGGAATTTTTAGCCAATATGTCGCACGAACTCCGTACGCCGCTCAATTCAATTTTGCTACTTTCGCGGTTACTGGGAGAGAACGTTGACGAAAATCTGAATTCAGATCAGATTGAGTCTGCCAAAGTCATTCAGAGTTCGGGATCAAGTTTGTTAACGCTTATTGATGAAATCTTAGACCTTTCTAAAATTGAATCTGGCAAGATGACTTTGGAATATACGACGTTGGATCTGAACGATATCTTATCAGATTTAAATAGTTTATTTTTGCCAGTTGTCCAAGAAAAGGGATTGGTTTTCAAAACGAATATCAGCGAGGAGGTGCCTGCAAGATTTGATGGCGATCGTCTTCGGATAGACCAAGTCCTTCGCAATTTGATATCGAACGCAATTAAATTTACGAAGGAAGGTGAGGTACGTTTGGATATTTACGAAGATTCCCAAGATAAGGATAAATTGGTTTTTGCTGTTATTGATTCTGGTATCGGTATACCTCTTGATAAACAAAAAATAATTTTTGAAGCTTTTCAACAGGCCGATGGATCGACAAGAAGAAAGTATGGTGGTACAGGTTTAGGACTGTCTATTAGCCGCGAGATTGCTCGTCTTTTGGGTGGAGAAATTAGGTTGGAGAGTGAGGAGGGTAAAGGTAGTAGATTTTTGTTTGTTATTCCAAAATATAAAATTGAGGTCAGTGAGGTACTGTCGAAAGAAGAGCAGCTCGTTGATGAGATATCTTCAGAGGTGGAGGATGTCATTGAGCTGATTAGAGAGGATGGTTATGATCCATTAACGATTCCTATCCCAGAGGAAATACCTGATGACCGGGATACGATTAAAGGGGGGGATAAGGTAATATTGATTGTAGAGGACGACGTTAATTTCGCTAAGGCCCTTTTGCAGTATACACGCAAACAAACATATAAGGGAGTGGTGGTGGTGCGTGGTGACCACGCTTTGCCGGCAGCATTAAAATACAAACCTGCTGCTGTTTTATTGGATATACAATTGCCCGTAATGGATGGATGGGCAGTGATGGATCGATTGAAGGAGAACAGGGAAATACGTCATATCCCCGTGCATATCATGTCCTCCCTAGCGGTAAAAAAAGAAAGTTTATTAAAAGGAGCGATTGATTTCATAAATAAGCCTGTTGCCTTAGAGCAAATGACAAACATATTTCAAAAGATTGAATTGGCTCTAAAGTCCTCGCCGAAGAAGGTACTTATTGTGGAGGAAAATCCCAAACATGCCAGTGCACTATCTTATTTTTTAAGTAGTTTTAATATCTCCCTTGAAGTTAAAAATAATGTTGAAGACAGTATCGAGGCTTTGCGCACCGCAGATGTTGATTGTGTAATTTTGGATATGGGGGTGCCCGATGAAATGGGGTACAATACCTTGGAGGCTATTAAGCAGCATGAAGGTCTTGAAAACTTACCTATCATCATCTTTACCGGAAAAAATCTGTCTAAATCTGAAGAACTCAAGATAAAGAAATATGCAGATTCCGTTGTGGTGAAGACTGCACATTCCTATCAGCGTATTCTTGATGAAGTCGGGTTGTTTTTGCATTTAATAGAGGTCAATAATGTAGATGATATAAAAAGAAAAAATAATGGATTAGGGTCATTAAGTGATGTGTTGAAAGGAAAGAAGGTACTCGTAGCTGATGATGATGTTCGCAATATTTTTTCCTTGACAAAAGCTTTAGAGAAATTTCAAGTAAAGGTCGTTCCGGCAATGGATGGCAAAGAGGCCCTAGATGTCCTTGCTTCGGGGGAATCCGTCGATATCGTACTGATGGATATGATGATGCCGGAGATGGATGGCTATGAGACAATCAAAAATATCCGTCAGGATGCCCAATACGTAGCACTACCAATTATTGCTGTTACGGCAAAGTCGATGACTGGCGATCGGGAGAAATGCATTCGGGCTGGTGCGTCTGATTATATTTCCAAACCGGTGGATATTGATCAATTGTTGTCTTTATTACGTGTGTGGTTATATGATAATTAA
- a CDS encoding hybrid sensor histidine kinase/response regulator: MILIVDDNPDNIYSLQKLLESKKFEVDTAHSGEEALKKILKYNYALIILDVQMPDMDGFEVAENIAGFSKTKETPIIFLSAVNTDKRFITKGYNSGGLDYVTKPVDPDILLLKVKTFYRLYEQTQALKDVQQTLELEVERRKQAQKELSSKVDYLHTLLESLPQIAFTCNHEGTIDFVNGRWFQFSDDAVKFPQTYPGDPSIEQELHASLRSGKPLEMEVRIQRRTCGEYLYQLLRVWPILEKGESKWVGTFTDIDAQKKAEKEKDEFLSIASHELKTPLTSIKAYMQLLDRKLKLDEESAEAKYVTRVQGQVDKLNSLISDLLDLSKIDNGKLLINKKVFPLEHMVKSAIDSIVQTHEQSNMKLLRTGDITDVQIYGDEIRLEQVLVNFLTNAYKYAAGTEKVIVDCTVIGDTVKISVIDFGIGIPVEKQADVFEKFYRVEETSFDFQGLGIGLYICAEIIRAHQGTISVESSGGQGATFSFTLPVTKPEDAKC; this comes from the coding sequence ATGATATTAATTGTTGATGATAATCCGGATAATATTTACTCGTTACAAAAGTTACTTGAATCCAAAAAATTTGAAGTTGATACCGCTCATTCTGGGGAGGAAGCTTTAAAGAAGATTTTAAAATATAATTATGCATTAATTATACTGGATGTTCAGATGCCGGATATGGATGGCTTTGAAGTCGCTGAAAATATTGCAGGATTTAGCAAAACGAAAGAAACCCCGATAATATTTTTGTCGGCTGTAAATACGGATAAGCGTTTTATCACGAAAGGGTACAATTCGGGCGGTTTGGATTATGTGACCAAGCCTGTTGATCCTGATATTCTCCTGTTGAAAGTAAAGACATTTTATCGGTTATATGAACAGACGCAAGCACTTAAAGATGTTCAACAAACATTAGAACTGGAAGTGGAACGGCGAAAGCAGGCACAGAAAGAGTTAAGTTCGAAGGTAGACTATTTGCATACACTTCTAGAGTCTCTACCACAAATTGCATTTACATGTAATCATGAGGGGACTATTGATTTTGTAAATGGTCGCTGGTTTCAGTTTTCTGATGATGCTGTAAAGTTTCCGCAGACATATCCTGGCGATCCGTCTATTGAGCAGGAGCTTCATGCCAGTCTTCGTTCGGGAAAACCACTGGAAATGGAGGTTCGTATTCAACGACGTACTTGTGGTGAATATCTGTATCAACTCTTGCGTGTGTGGCCTATTTTAGAAAAAGGCGAAAGTAAATGGGTAGGAACATTTACAGATATTGACGCACAGAAAAAGGCAGAAAAGGAAAAAGATGAGTTTCTTAGTATCGCGAGTCACGAGTTGAAAACACCATTGACAAGCATAAAGGCATACATGCAATTACTGGATCGAAAGCTAAAATTAGATGAAGAGAGTGCCGAAGCAAAATATGTAACTCGGGTGCAGGGGCAGGTAGACAAACTTAATAGTCTAATTTCTGACCTTTTGGATCTTTCAAAGATCGATAATGGGAAGTTGTTGATTAATAAAAAAGTATTTCCGCTTGAGCATATGGTGAAAAGTGCGATAGACTCCATTGTTCAGACGCATGAGCAAAGCAATATGAAACTGCTACGAACAGGTGATATTACAGATGTACAGATTTATGGTGATGAGATCCGCCTTGAACAGGTGCTGGTAAATTTTTTGACCAATGCCTATAAATATGCTGCTGGTACGGAAAAAGTAATTGTCGACTGTACTGTTATTGGCGATACTGTAAAAATCAGTGTAATTGATTTCGGAATAGGAATACCCGTGGAAAAGCAGGCCGATGTCTTTGAGAAATTTTATCGTGTAGAAGAAACGTCTTTTGATTTTCAGGGACTCGGTATAGGGCTTTATATCTGTGCTGAAATTATTCGTGCTCACCAAGGAACGATTTCTGTTGAGAGTTCGGGTGGACAAGGAGCTACGTTTTCTTTTACTTTACCTGTAACTAAACCCGAGGATGCCAAATGCTAA
- a CDS encoding ligase-associated DNA damage response exonuclease: protein MIRFTSKGIYCIPGKFYLDPWKPVDLAVISHGHADHAHWGMKKYLCHHFTVNILRSRIGPDIQVQGLAYNEPIHINGVRVSLHPAGHIIGSAQIRLEYKGKVVVFTGDYKLQDDGLSTPFEPIKCHELITESTFGLPIYRWEPVATQNERLQSWIKNNQSNKKTSVFIGYSLGKSQRILNAVHEMGPVFVHYSIAKLNEAYLKEGIKLPPYQIVDLKEGLKVLDNQIVLLPPALLDSHTLHKIPNMAYAICSGWMQIRGARRWRSADAGFAISDHADWSGLLQAVRGSAAEKVYVTHGQTATFAKYLNEIGIEAEEVTTQYGDEEDPQAQTT from the coding sequence ATGATACGTTTTACATCGAAAGGTATATATTGTATTCCGGGTAAATTTTATCTTGACCCCTGGAAACCTGTTGATCTGGCAGTTATCTCCCATGGTCATGCAGATCATGCTCACTGGGGAATGAAAAAATACCTCTGTCATCATTTTACAGTAAATATCCTTCGAAGCCGTATAGGTCCTGATATTCAAGTTCAGGGACTAGCTTACAATGAACCGATACATATTAATGGTGTACGTGTTTCTTTGCATCCCGCGGGGCATATTATTGGCTCCGCCCAGATCCGACTCGAATATAAAGGGAAAGTGGTTGTATTTACGGGGGATTATAAATTACAGGACGACGGCCTATCGACACCATTTGAACCAATTAAATGTCATGAACTTATTACAGAAAGCACCTTTGGTCTACCTATTTATCGTTGGGAGCCAGTTGCTACGCAAAATGAACGCTTGCAGTCTTGGATTAAAAACAATCAGAGCAATAAAAAAACTTCAGTATTTATAGGTTATTCACTCGGAAAGTCGCAGCGCATTTTAAATGCAGTTCATGAAATGGGTCCAGTATTTGTTCACTATAGTATTGCTAAACTTAATGAAGCATACCTTAAAGAAGGAATAAAATTACCGCCCTATCAAATTGTAGATCTAAAGGAAGGACTCAAAGTACTGGACAATCAGATTGTGTTACTTCCACCCGCCTTATTGGATAGCCATACGCTTCACAAGATACCGAATATGGCTTATGCAATCTGTTCGGGCTGGATGCAAATCCGCGGTGCACGACGATGGCGTAGTGCTGATGCAGGATTTGCAATCAGTGACCACGCCGATTGGTCTGGTTTACTGCAAGCTGTACGCGGAAGTGCAGCCGAAAAAGTATATGTCACACACGGCCAGACGGCAACATTCGCCAAATACCTCAATGAAATCGGTATCGAAGCTGAAGAAGTCACGACTCAGTACGGTGACGAAGAAGATCCTCAAGCCCAAACGACTTAA
- a CDS encoding ATP-dependent DNA ligase, whose product MKEFANLINALDSSNKTNLKKDAILEFFNRASEKDKLWFLALMTGKRPKRSIAVKDLKTWTLEITEIPEWLFVESYAAVGDLSETLSLLLPPASQLIEKSLSEWMDEISALQHATFTEKKTFVLHSWNALTTVERFIFNKLLGGSFRLGISAKGLINTIAQYTGTEASAVAHSIMGEWNPNEVEFEKLVRGAYSDTNLSKPYPFCLAYPIEKDAEQLGKITTWQAEYKWDGIRGQLIKRNEDIHIWSRGEELVTAQFPEITAALSQWEGDFVLDGEILAVKDGQVLNFSELQKRINRKTIPKALRDEVPISVYLYDLLELHGNDLRDEPLAYRRSLLEQLHTENRDTILQLSPLIHAENWTTLQHIQAAAREINSEGIMLKRIDSTYHAGRKKGDWWKWKVNPMSIDAVLIYAQKGSGRRSAHYTDYTFAVKDGDQLVTIAKAYSGLTDKEILEVSRFVKKNSIEKFGPVRTVKPELVFEIAFEGIGYSKRHKSGVALRFPRILRWRKDKTAKEIDELDNVKKLIQ is encoded by the coding sequence ATGAAAGAATTTGCGAATTTAATCAATGCACTGGACAGCAGCAATAAGACGAACTTGAAAAAAGATGCTATTTTGGAGTTTTTTAATCGAGCCTCTGAAAAAGACAAACTTTGGTTTTTAGCCCTGATGACAGGAAAAAGACCCAAACGTAGCATTGCAGTAAAGGATCTCAAGACTTGGACATTAGAAATAACGGAAATTCCTGAATGGTTATTTGTCGAATCTTACGCAGCTGTAGGAGATTTGTCCGAGACCTTATCCCTACTTTTACCACCTGCATCGCAACTGATAGAAAAAAGCTTAAGTGAATGGATGGATGAAATTAGCGCCCTGCAGCATGCCACCTTTACGGAAAAGAAAACTTTTGTTCTACATTCTTGGAATGCCCTGACTACAGTCGAGCGTTTTATCTTTAACAAACTTCTGGGCGGAAGCTTCCGTTTGGGGATTTCCGCAAAAGGCCTTATCAATACCATAGCGCAATATACAGGTACCGAAGCCAGTGCCGTAGCACATAGCATTATGGGCGAGTGGAATCCGAATGAAGTCGAATTCGAAAAGCTTGTTCGCGGTGCATATAGTGACACAAACTTGTCCAAACCTTACCCTTTTTGCCTCGCTTATCCCATTGAAAAAGATGCTGAGCAGCTCGGAAAGATTACCACATGGCAAGCTGAATATAAATGGGATGGTATCCGTGGACAACTGATCAAACGCAATGAAGATATCCACATTTGGTCTCGTGGCGAAGAGCTCGTCACGGCCCAGTTTCCGGAAATTACAGCAGCACTTAGTCAATGGGAAGGAGATTTCGTGCTGGATGGAGAAATTCTTGCTGTTAAAGACGGACAGGTACTCAACTTTTCCGAACTTCAAAAACGGATCAATCGCAAAACCATTCCAAAAGCGCTTCGAGACGAAGTTCCTATTTCAGTTTACCTTTATGATCTATTGGAACTCCATGGTAACGATCTCCGCGATGAGCCGCTAGCTTATAGGCGATCCTTGCTAGAACAACTCCATACAGAAAATCGGGATACCATCTTACAATTGTCACCCTTGATACATGCTGAAAACTGGACAACACTCCAGCACATTCAGGCGGCAGCACGTGAAATCAACAGTGAGGGTATCATGCTTAAGAGAATTGATTCCACGTATCATGCAGGCCGCAAAAAAGGAGATTGGTGGAAGTGGAAAGTAAATCCCATGAGCATCGATGCCGTACTCATTTACGCACAAAAAGGAAGCGGCCGCCGAAGCGCTCATTACACAGATTACACCTTTGCCGTAAAGGATGGAGATCAGTTAGTCACTATTGCCAAAGCTTATTCAGGACTTACCGACAAGGAAATCCTTGAGGTAAGCCGATTTGTGAAAAAGAATTCAATCGAAAAGTTTGGCCCGGTGAGAACGGTTAAACCCGAACTAGTTTTTGAAATTGCTTTTGAAGGAATAGGTTACAGTAAACGGCACAAATCAGGTGTAGCATTGCGATTTCCGAGAATACTACGCTGGCGAAAAGATAAAACTGCTAAGGAGATCGACGAATTGGATAACGTTAAAAAATTGATACAATAA
- a CDS encoding ligase-associated DNA damage response DEXH box helicase: MSDKIVHSEGFRIVNNYFESQGNSPFSFQTKAWEKYAQGYSGLVIAPTGFGKTFSLFMAVLIDFLNKPERYQKGLKLLWITPLRSLAKDLARAMQKAIDDIGLDWVVEVRNGDTDAKVKARQTRSMPDILLVTPESLHLLLAHKQREKYFKNLKCVTVDEWHELMGNKRGVMVELALAFLKSQYRKVRVWGITATIGNLDEAMEVLLPTEKKRIRIIAKEKKRIAIKPIYPSKVELLPWAGHLGGNLADQVVPIILNSKSTILFTNTRSQSEMWYQLLLQAHPDFAGQIALHHSSIDAHIREWIEENLSSGKLKAVVSTSSLDLGVDFKPVDTVIQVGSSKGVARFMQRAGRSGHSPFETSTIYFVPTHSLELIEVAALKDAVKTQTIENRDPMVQTFDVLVQFMVTIALGGGFRSEELHATIANTHAFRYMEEQEWQWCMYFITAGGKIGKRYEEFHKVIQDEDGNWIIKNRRLALLHRLNIGAIVGDAMMRVKFLSGGYIGMIEEYFISKLKKGERFILAGRILELIMVKDMTVFVKNSSGKAITPSWLGGRLPLSSNLSHFLRKKLSESQTPPSNEKELQFLAPLIAKQSSLSAVPSESEFLVEHIKTKEGYHLFFYPLEGRLIHEVMAALVAYRISKLYPISFSMAMNDYGFELYSDKEIQLTQTQLEAVLSRKNLMEDVISSINSAEMASRKFRDIAVISGLVVQNYPGTQQNNKSLQASSGIIFRVLMEHDPDNLLLKQAFSEVFNQQLEEYRLVKAFDRINNSKIRYTFAEEYTPLSFPIKVDSLRQSLSSEALIERIQRMEKSNAQKKKRRR; encoded by the coding sequence GTGAGCGATAAAATAGTACATAGCGAAGGGTTTCGAATTGTAAATAATTATTTTGAATCCCAAGGAAATAGCCCTTTTAGCTTTCAGACAAAGGCCTGGGAGAAGTATGCACAGGGATACAGTGGACTGGTTATCGCCCCCACAGGATTTGGAAAAACCTTTTCGCTATTTATGGCGGTATTGATAGATTTTTTAAATAAGCCAGAACGCTATCAAAAGGGATTAAAACTACTGTGGATAACTCCGTTGCGCTCGTTAGCGAAAGATCTTGCCCGCGCCATGCAAAAAGCCATAGACGATATCGGACTGGATTGGGTAGTCGAGGTTCGCAATGGGGATACCGATGCCAAGGTGAAAGCCAGGCAGACACGATCGATGCCTGATATACTCCTTGTTACGCCAGAAAGTTTGCATTTGCTACTCGCGCACAAACAACGTGAAAAGTATTTTAAGAATCTCAAATGCGTAACAGTCGATGAATGGCATGAACTTATGGGAAATAAACGCGGTGTTATGGTCGAGCTCGCTCTCGCATTCCTCAAATCACAATATAGAAAAGTGCGTGTTTGGGGTATCACAGCGACAATTGGCAATCTCGACGAAGCAATGGAAGTTCTATTACCGACAGAAAAAAAACGCATTCGAATTATTGCCAAAGAAAAAAAACGGATTGCAATCAAACCGATTTACCCCAGCAAAGTAGAATTACTGCCCTGGGCCGGTCACTTAGGAGGAAACCTGGCCGATCAAGTCGTTCCTATTATACTTAACAGTAAAAGTACCATTCTCTTCACCAATACACGCAGCCAAAGTGAGATGTGGTACCAGCTTCTTTTACAGGCGCACCCCGATTTTGCCGGACAAATTGCCCTCCACCACAGCTCAATCGATGCGCACATACGTGAATGGATCGAGGAGAATCTTAGTAGCGGTAAACTTAAGGCTGTTGTATCAACCTCTTCATTGGATTTAGGCGTAGATTTCAAGCCTGTGGATACAGTTATTCAAGTAGGATCAAGCAAAGGTGTAGCTCGATTTATGCAACGCGCTGGCAGAAGCGGACATAGTCCTTTCGAAACATCAACCATCTACTTCGTTCCAACACACTCACTGGAGCTGATCGAAGTTGCAGCGCTGAAAGATGCTGTGAAAACCCAAACCATTGAAAACCGCGACCCGATGGTGCAGACGTTTGATGTGCTTGTTCAATTCATGGTAACGATCGCTTTGGGCGGAGGATTTCGTTCGGAAGAACTGCATGCGACTATTGCTAATACCCATGCCTTTAGATACATGGAAGAGCAAGAATGGCAATGGTGCATGTATTTTATCACCGCAGGCGGAAAGATCGGTAAACGCTACGAAGAATTCCACAAAGTTATACAAGATGAAGACGGAAATTGGATTATCAAAAACCGTCGTTTGGCTTTGTTGCATCGACTCAATATTGGTGCCATCGTAGGCGACGCCATGATGCGTGTCAAATTTCTTTCGGGCGGCTACATTGGAATGATCGAAGAATACTTCATAAGCAAACTCAAAAAAGGTGAGCGGTTCATACTCGCAGGACGAATCCTAGAACTTATTATGGTTAAGGACATGACTGTATTTGTAAAAAATTCATCCGGAAAAGCCATAACGCCAAGCTGGCTTGGCGGCAGACTACCGCTGTCGTCCAATCTCAGTCACTTTCTTCGAAAAAAGCTCTCCGAATCTCAAACTCCCCCCTCAAACGAAAAAGAACTGCAATTTTTAGCTCCTCTTATAGCAAAGCAATCCTCCCTTTCTGCAGTACCGAGTGAATCGGAATTCTTGGTTGAGCATATCAAAACGAAAGAAGGTTATCATCTCTTTTTCTATCCTTTGGAAGGTAGGTTAATACATGAGGTGATGGCTGCCCTCGTCGCTTATCGTATCAGCAAATTGTATCCCATCAGTTTTTCCATGGCCATGAATGACTATGGTTTTGAACTCTATTCCGATAAAGAAATTCAACTGACCCAGACTCAGCTCGAAGCAGTCTTGAGTCGTAAAAACCTAATGGAAGACGTTATTAGCAGCATCAACTCTGCCGAAATGGCCAGCCGCAAATTTAGGGATATCGCTGTTATTTCGGGATTGGTTGTTCAAAACTACCCGGGCACACAGCAAAACAACAAATCCCTGCAAGCATCATCAGGAATTATTTTCCGCGTACTGATGGAACACGATCCCGACAATTTACTACTTAAACAAGCTTTTAGCGAAGTATTTAATCAGCAGTTGGAAGAATATCGTTTAGTAAAAGCGTTCGACAGGATTAATAATAGCAAAATACGTTATACCTTTGCCGAAGAATATACGCCATTAAGCTTTCCCATTAAGGTAGACAGTCTCCGGCAGTCGTTGTCGAGTGAGGCACTGATTGAACGTATTCAACGGATGGAGAAGAGCAACGCGCAAAAAAAGAAACGTAGAAGATGA